In Sphingobacterium zeae, one genomic interval encodes:
- a CDS encoding transglutaminase domain-containing protein, with product MRQFLTLFLIFSIYTNSIAQTFDFGKVSISDFSRTDLDSNANAIVLNEFGRSSVFVDDYDNRIKLQHEYHVIIRINNKEGFKKANFEIPSYKRGSYIRDYFDELKAVTYNLENGRIEKTELENKKVFRENYSAYLDLNKFTLPSIKEGSIIEVSYRTLEQDLFNFKTWEFQDDIPKIQSQYIAIIPASFTYNVVLRGPYKLSDQKGEVLKEYIFLDGLRMDCSKLTYSMKNIPAFVEEDYMTSPTNFKSAIYYELESIYYPSTGSKKTFSKTWKDVDTDLMNEKAFGGQLKKTDLFKTSLTTIVSPTDTKLEKAKKIYGYINKQIKWNNYLGKYAESGIEKALERRTGNIGDINLALVTALLAADLEAYPVILSTRRKGTPNALFPVLSDFDYVIACVDINGIKYKLDASNAYLPFGELPLQCLNERGRIIYSKKSSDWYPLTAEESSDVNYVLEGTLNDQFKIKGKLTISSKGNKALLKRQHIAKFNSLEEYWEKLDEEMPNITLTKSSIQNLEDIDQLLIEEFDVTMDVSKQMGQDVLVLAPNIIDRISYNPFKAQERTYPVDMGFKSKTLYSIKLTIPDQYEIVEKPQNASLALPESAAKYRYVTQVDGNQLEILQSLVFNKPIFSVDEYFSLKELYSRIIQQQKLDIKLTGKK from the coding sequence ATGCGCCAGTTTTTAACGCTATTTTTAATATTTTCTATTTATACAAATAGTATAGCCCAAACTTTTGACTTTGGTAAAGTTTCTATTTCGGATTTCTCGCGAACAGATTTGGATAGTAATGCCAATGCAATCGTGCTCAATGAATTTGGACGAAGTTCTGTTTTTGTTGATGATTATGATAATCGTATAAAACTTCAACATGAGTACCATGTAATTATCCGTATCAATAATAAAGAAGGATTTAAAAAAGCTAATTTTGAAATTCCCTCCTATAAACGCGGAAGTTACATCCGTGATTATTTTGACGAACTAAAGGCCGTTACTTATAATTTAGAAAACGGCAGAATCGAGAAAACGGAACTTGAAAACAAGAAAGTTTTCAGAGAAAACTACTCCGCCTATCTAGATCTAAATAAATTTACACTCCCGAGTATTAAAGAAGGATCTATTATTGAAGTATCCTATCGGACGTTGGAACAAGATTTATTCAATTTCAAAACATGGGAATTCCAAGATGATATTCCCAAAATACAAAGCCAATATATCGCCATCATACCTGCGTCTTTCACCTACAATGTGGTCTTACGTGGCCCTTATAAGCTTAGCGATCAAAAAGGTGAAGTATTGAAAGAATACATTTTTCTTGATGGATTACGAATGGATTGTTCTAAGTTGACCTATTCCATGAAGAATATTCCGGCATTTGTAGAAGAAGACTACATGACGTCTCCAACCAATTTCAAATCTGCCATCTATTATGAGCTTGAATCGATCTATTATCCGAGCACGGGTAGCAAGAAGACATTTAGCAAAACCTGGAAAGACGTCGATACAGATCTGATGAATGAAAAGGCGTTTGGTGGACAATTAAAAAAAACAGACCTATTTAAAACCAGTTTGACAACGATAGTATCGCCTACTGATACAAAATTAGAAAAGGCAAAAAAGATCTATGGCTATATCAATAAGCAAATAAAATGGAATAACTATTTAGGGAAATACGCCGAATCAGGTATCGAAAAAGCTTTGGAAAGACGGACTGGAAATATTGGAGATATCAACTTAGCACTGGTAACCGCCTTGCTGGCGGCTGATCTCGAGGCCTACCCGGTTATTCTTTCAACACGAAGAAAGGGTACTCCAAACGCCCTGTTTCCAGTGCTGTCTGACTTTGACTATGTGATCGCCTGCGTAGATATTAATGGGATAAAGTATAAGCTTGATGCCTCCAATGCATACTTACCTTTCGGTGAACTGCCCTTACAATGCCTGAATGAACGGGGAAGAATTATTTACTCTAAAAAGAGTTCCGATTGGTATCCGCTGACTGCTGAAGAATCTTCCGATGTAAACTATGTATTGGAGGGCACATTGAATGACCAATTTAAAATCAAGGGAAAACTGACTATCAGCAGTAAAGGAAACAAGGCACTATTAAAGCGCCAGCATATCGCTAAATTCAATTCTTTAGAAGAATACTGGGAAAAACTAGACGAGGAAATGCCCAATATCACCTTAACAAAATCAAGTATCCAAAATTTGGAGGATATTGATCAGCTATTAATAGAAGAATTTGATGTTACAATGGATGTCTCCAAACAGATGGGACAAGATGTACTGGTTTTGGCGCCCAATATTATTGATAGGATTTCCTACAATCCATTTAAGGCGCAGGAAAGAACTTACCCCGTCGATATGGGTTTTAAATCCAAGACCTTGTACTCAATCAAATTGACAATTCCTGATCAATATGAAATTGTCGAAAAACCACAAAATGCTTCTTTAGCACTCCCAGAGTCAGCTGCAAAATATAGATATGTGACACAAGTCGACGGTAATCAGCTTGAAATCCTACAGAGCCTGGTGTTTAACAAACCTATATTTTCAGTCGATGAGTATTTTTCGCTCAAAGAGTTGTATTCTCGTATCATTCAACAGCAAAAGCTAGACATAAAATTAACCGGTAAAAAATGA
- a CDS encoding gluconate 2-dehydrogenase subunit 3 family protein, translating into MNRRESLRALGLIAAGSGLLTAACNSKDAKNAVADNSKKLPGVQDFEYERTEQLYAEKFFDEHEMATITVLADIIIPKDNISGSASEAGVPDFIEFIVKDLPDNKIPMRGGLRWLDLQSKKRYGTVFIKCSAKDQLALVDDIAYPDLAKPEMKQGAAFFSLMRNLTSSGFYTSEMGVKDIGYAGNKPGVWNGVPDDVLKEHGFDPTKFFG; encoded by the coding sequence ATGAATAGAAGAGAATCTTTAAGAGCATTAGGATTAATTGCAGCTGGATCTGGTCTTTTAACCGCAGCTTGCAATTCAAAAGATGCTAAAAATGCAGTAGCAGACAATAGCAAAAAATTACCTGGAGTCCAGGATTTTGAATACGAACGCACGGAACAATTATATGCCGAAAAGTTTTTTGACGAACATGAAATGGCTACAATCACTGTTTTGGCGGATATTATTATTCCTAAGGATAACATTTCAGGAAGTGCTTCGGAAGCGGGAGTACCCGATTTCATCGAATTTATCGTAAAAGATTTGCCGGATAATAAAATCCCTATGCGTGGCGGACTTCGTTGGCTCGACCTCCAATCCAAAAAGCGTTACGGAACAGTATTTATCAAATGCAGTGCAAAAGATCAACTTGCATTGGTAGATGATATTGCCTACCCTGACTTGGCAAAACCGGAAATGAAACAAGGTGCCGCCTTCTTTTCATTAATGCGCAACCTGACTTCCTCAGGATTTTACACGAGTGAAATGGGTGTGAAAGATATCGGCTATGCCGGAAATAAACCTGGAGTCTGGAATGGTGTACCAGATGATGTGTTGAAAGAGCACGGTTTTGACCCGACTAAATTCTTTGGATAA
- a CDS encoding OmpA/MotB family protein, with product MKNLVFPMTVLTASLFVIGCGVSKKQYAGLQSDYSKLQTEHSQLTKQYQDGQLQLAEGRTRIKSLEDQLASERQNNADLRSAYAALQKSLDNSINQNSQGNINISKLVDEINASNKYIKHLVETKNKSDSLNLVLTNNLTRSLSREELQEVDVQVLKGVVYISLADNMLYKSGSYEINDRADQTLSKIAKIIQDYRDYEVLIEGNTDTDPISKPNIRNNWDLSTLRASSVVQALQNKYGVDPKRLTAGGRGEYNPIADNTTALGKQRNRRTQIIITPKLDQFMELIDKAPEATEVPSAQ from the coding sequence ATGAAGAATTTAGTTTTTCCAATGACTGTATTAACGGCCAGTTTGTTTGTTATCGGATGTGGTGTTAGCAAAAAGCAATATGCTGGTTTACAGTCCGACTATAGTAAATTACAAACGGAGCACAGTCAATTGACCAAACAATATCAGGATGGACAGCTTCAATTGGCTGAAGGTCGGACACGGATCAAGAGTTTAGAAGATCAGTTGGCCTCTGAACGACAAAATAATGCGGATCTCCGATCGGCTTATGCTGCTTTGCAGAAATCGCTCGATAACAGTATTAATCAGAATTCACAGGGAAATATTAATATTTCCAAGTTGGTTGATGAAATTAACGCTTCAAATAAATATATTAAGCATCTCGTTGAGACGAAAAACAAATCCGATTCCTTGAATCTGGTATTGACCAATAATTTGACGAGATCGCTTAGCCGTGAGGAATTGCAGGAAGTTGATGTACAGGTATTAAAAGGGGTAGTTTATATCTCACTTGCTGATAATATGCTTTACAAATCCGGTAGCTATGAAATTAATGATAGAGCCGACCAGACATTAAGTAAAATTGCGAAAATTATCCAAGATTATAGAGATTATGAAGTATTGATTGAAGGTAATACCGATACCGATCCAATTTCTAAACCTAATATTCGGAATAACTGGGATTTAAGTACTTTACGGGCTTCTTCTGTGGTACAGGCTTTACAAAATAAATATGGTGTGGATCCTAAACGCTTAACTGCAGGCGGTAGGGGAGAATATAATCCAATTGCAGATAACACAACGGCTCTAGGTAAGCAACGGAATAGAAGAACGCAGATTATTATCACCCCTAAATTGGATCAATTTATGGAGTTGATTGATAAGGCTCCGGAGGCTACCGAGGTGCCATCAGCACAATAG